The genomic region gtcttatcGAAGAATTCAcatttctccttattcaccctttccttaatagtctcttTATTAAGTTTATctatagttagaatatttgaagcaatgaatttggacaatgtgtccaatttgcctaaagatctagaaatatgatctatcttacaatctggtgcaatcaatttcaaaataggtaaagtatcatcaatggccttaaatgctaaggcgttgcattcagtgatcttctttatggaatctaaaagtacatctgtcaCTATGTCAAAAAGTGAAATAAGGTCTTATAGCTGCAAGGAcaccacttcaattaagtcattacatgtatggttagtaaattaataatcaataaataataaaccataacaaagcgactaattaccttctaaaagatTGGAGTATAAGATtgttctcagatttttataagcaataccagtgactagactacaccaagatgaaggatttaatctatatgagcatgatattaaactatatggatacaagatggattcaagcaatactaaatatgcaaaaaactaaactaagatgcaataatctcaaaaaaagcaagcacaatatctccaatgactccagagcaaaatcagtataataataatctccaaggtgtttctcaagcatctctggggtgatttgaatgagagctaaaggctgaatttatagaaattcacaagagagatcaagaaaaggcacaatttagaattaattgaaataattgagaaatcaggttcagttaactttgagatagattccaattatagtttgattgaaatgcattcaaataagaagttcaagttgcattagaaataagaattaattaattccatgcatttgtgataaaaatagataattctttgatttattcaagaaaagagccttttcaatgcaactgaacttctttttctcaaaagcttggagttccaattttagagaaagcgattaaattccttttaattgcttttctgatttcaagttctcaatttagaaaaagaaataatatctcaagtttgatttctctcaattcaattcttttattttattttcaatttaactatgattaattcctttttgtaataaattaattcctttttttgcatgattaaatgacaattcattaattaattaaatatgataggatacttaataaattaaataggataatttatcaaaatgattttcttggaatgatttaattaattaaataaatatttaataaatatggagtaattcacttgccatgtgacatttgatgattaatgaattaataatgtgctcaagattgatttaattgcctttggttaggaccttggtgatgttgtcaagattaggggcccatggtttagatgaccatttttagggtactaCATTTCCCCctttttgaattaatgtgtgagcaacatgttggttcaaagaatagttgatgtctaggagatgccagttttgaacttgattgatcacgaaccagatgaagggCAATGTGTTtagtttgatttgaagcaatgaagctgaacaaagttgattaaagcgataccaatctcgaacttgattgaactaggaatgatagagatcaaagataccgaacttgaacttgattgatcaagaagcggatcttactgatctagaacttgattgaactagacacagtgagcgaagataaaatcaatcttgaacttgatggatcaagatacaatgagcaaagataaattgtccagcttgatttgatgagatgaaactaaacacctgcttagattaatTGAGTGTGTGatagaagatactctttaaacccttgattgaggtaaaatgaataattagcttgatgaaaagcgatgaaactgattaatgttaagagactgattcagatgaagacaatatcagcttgatttgaagcgatgaaactcatatgcccctagcaattgatttgattcagatgatcgagagatctcaacttgatgtgaagcaatgaagctgagatgccccttagcaataagaaatttattttctttagttgaaaagattttttgctcgactttgatgaagatgtgaggtcataaggtcatgagtatgccccctcaggagtgaaatcaaaagatagcgagggtacatgatgattagacaattgtttagcgatgataattatttgagcacaaattgattcagaggaatttttgaaaattccttgttgattgatgagaaattgagtgcaatgttgatatgtagaattgaattgagattcaatgttgatttatgagcgcaaattgaagctagaatgagcatctgatgaaaaagcgctaagtggtcaaaattgtgaaattgactaggaaaatgatctcatattttgatttcgacgaaaatggaatcagaacgagCAAATtaactaagggtacaattttcatgtccattggagcaagttgaaaaattagggttttgactatataaggtgtaaaagtgtcattttcaattcattttaaccctccaagtttgaaattcaaaaagccttatgtgaagaaaaatggtggttcccactcaagagcatcgatttgagtgccaaaGACAACATAATCGACCTCAGAGCTATGAGCCAAcgataagtgatcgatcttaagcctattaatcatttcaattttgaatttttttgttgaatttttcaattttcgaCACGTAGAAGTCAAAAATTTTCATTTtgtcgtatgagacaggatcctatctcatacGACAAACTGATTAAGTTTTTCTATCATTTAAGTCCACTAGTTTTGTCATACTGAAACTACCCTTGTGTCATATGAGAACCTTCAAAATAGCCCATATTGTCATCCTAGAGCTAATCTTGTGTCGTATTAGAGTCTTTTGTCGTACTAGGCCTATTCTTGACTCATACAGGTTGTTGCCTCTACTGtgttatttcatttaaaaaatagtgaGAATTTTTAAAGGTGCAAACCTGAAATTTTAATTTTGCAGTTGATGCAGTTGGATTTttgtgatgttttgcttctcttataagctaatttgaaatgtttcctgatggtctgttgtttgatttttttgtaggtttgattgccCCATGTGTTATTACAATGTGTATACCCACCGACCATGACATTAGTTCACGAGTTATCTGATATTGAccgggcacatattgatttgtgcagattGACTCACCTTTTATAGTTACCTGAAAactgtgtgaatcatggtatgctcacaacattagttgagaggtttcattcagagcataacacattccattttCCAGCTGGGGAGATGACgatcactcctaaggatgtatataggattctctgtatcccttttgctagaGGGAAGATTGATTATGATGCAGTGCATCTTCCTAGGTTACTAACTATTAGACAGGTTTTTAGGGATCCTGATAATCTGACATGTTCTATTAGCTGGGACGTGATGATGACTAGGTACAATGAGGACTTTCCACTAGCTTGCATCTTGGCAAGTTTTATCAACTGCTTTCTGATGTCGGACAGGGGATAGCAGgggtttttgtgtggatggggtaggatgttggaTAGACTTATTGAGCACccccagagattaggatggggttagTGTATTATGGCacacatgtatcacgagatgcatgagatcgtctactgggaggggaagagcatggctacaggagttttgattttataggtatgAGCTTGGGAGCATCTCCCAGTTTGCAAGCTGATTGTCGATGAGGGCAGGGATCCTATTCAGGCCATTATTTATAGATATTTAGGtaatgttactcagccccatctgggcaagatagattatTGGAGACGGTAGCTGGAGAACTTGATAGCCATCATATGGAGACTGTATAGGGGTCTGGATCCTTGGGATCATTGGAGAGTTGTACACAAAGACCTCTTCATTACACAGCCTCTCATAGGAAGATCACAGACAGTTGTTGAGCAGTTTGTTGCtacttgagtgatgaggcagtatggtagaccttaggGGATCTCATGAGAGTTTACTGCATATGtgcgttatgcagatgaggagaggcaagGATGGGGGCCTAGGctatcatatgccttaggcattCAAAAGTTGACTCAGTTATAGCAActcagatgggactatatggatgatgttacaAATGTGAGGGTATTGCCCTAATACAGGGATTGGTTTTAGCAACATCCATTCCCAAGATTTACAGATCCAGTGGAGTAGACACCTcacatagaggaggttgaggatgatgcctctgtgcagggacagggacagagagccGAGACTCTAAGGTGGGTAGGTGGCGATCCTAGTGCTATTAGCAGCAGGTACCAACTAGTGGTAGGCAAcaacagagaggagagggtggatccctagggattTGTTGGCGTTAGAATGAGTGGAGCTAGGGTACctaagggtggaggtgaggaggagtgagtagctccAAGACAAGTCAGCTAGAGGcaggaggagcagggtggagccagaggtggagatggaggtagaGATCCTATGAGAGATGAGGGAGCCGACATAgcgcggtcgatgagagcacgcttAGCGAGTTTATAGTCACAAATAATAGTGGCACAGACATAGATGGCAGAGCGAGATCAACAACTAGTAGAGCTTAGAGTAGAGAGATCATTAGGTCTtagagatgagagcagagaggAGGGCAAAGATAGATGCTTTGCGGAGGGAGGTACTTCATCAGACTAGTCGGACAGCCTAGTACATTGCGGCTTACAACGTAGCAGTTCTAGTAGCGTAGCAGGTTGTaccttattctcagtatatggctcgatctgagggagctcaggcacctcgtcAAGATCAAGGCCAgaaggctccacctcctccactaggcaatgagggagaggccgagagctagatattatttttgtagctctgagattttttgtagacacacccattttttgtagcccttacgattcttgctctgatgggagtttgtacatgtcaatTGACATTATTTGTACCTAAGATactaatgattatatatatatgagatctgattggacttcatagtacttgtttcgatcgattatgagatgtcttctatatgctttattcatatgtatgcatattttttatttttttgtagtatggatgtatgtaaatgcaattgaatatgaatgtttgtttttgttgcttttcatatgcaaataaatgatgagaatgagtaatgagtaatataaattttttatattttcctttttttctatgcaataagatgaatgtgattgagtgataatgaaatgaatgaatctatataagattcttatgtatgcagctaacatctcaatacataagtactctatcggagaaatgatgaaaaagagatcacttagctaagaaatgatgatgcatccaactctcatttagaagataaagagattattaccataccgaaatcactctaaattcacagaatacataatgaaatgcaaaatgagatgcaaaatgagatgtaacctaaacctagtcactggatttaaaatgcttaagtttcatcattgagcataacaAACATAGTAGGCAAAttggagttcctttcttttcatgtgcaatattaagtTTCatcatggtgggtgccaaaaatgtgtgtgtgaaaaagtgaaataaggtctGTAgatgcaggcacaacacttcaattaagtcattacatgtatggttagtaaatcaataatcaataaataataaaccataacaaagtgactaattgccttccaaaagatgcgagtataagattgctgtCAGATCTTTATAAGCAATACAAGTgattagactacaccaagacaaaggatttaatatatataagcatgatattaaactatatggatgcaagatggatgaataattcaagcaatagtgattcaagcaatatggattcaagcaataatgaataaactaaatatgcaaaaactaaactaagatgcaataatctcaaaaaaataaaGCACAATATCtccaatgactctagagcaaaatcagtataataataatctccaaggtgtttctcaagtatCTCCGGGGTGACTTGAATGAGAGCTGatggctgaatttatagaaattcacaagagagaacaagaaaaagcacaatttagaattaattgaaataattgagaaatcaggttcagttaaccttgagatagattccaattatagtttaattgaaatgcattcaaataagaagttcaagttgcattagaaataagaattaattaattccatgcatttgtgataaaaatagataattctttgatttattcaagaaaagagtcttttcaatgcaactgaacttatttttctcaaaagcttggagttccaattttagagaaagcaattaaattccttttaatttcttttctggtttcaaattctcaatttagaaaaagaaataatatctcaagtttgatttctctcaattcaattcttttattttattttcaatttaacacttgctttgtgattaattcctcttttgtaataagttaattcctttttttgcatgattaaatggcaaatttattaattaattaaatatgctaggatatttaataaattaaataggataattgatcaaaatgattttcttggaatgatttaattaattaaataaatatttaattaatattgagtaattcacttgccatgtgacatttgatgattaatgaattaataatgtgctcaagattgatttaattacctttggttaggaccttggtgatgttgtcgagattaggtgcccatggtttaggtgaccatttttagggtattacagtcacattagtaggtctgtaatccatagtggaagtgTTAGGCGGAGTGTGAGATTCTGCAGTTGGTTTTTTCTCATCTTTGGATTCCTTAACCACTTCTTctatcttgtttccatcattgGCCTTTCCTTTATTTACTATTTTTTCCTTATGCTCACTCTAtttttcaactttgttttcatcTTTACTATCTACCTTACTAACTATCGGTTCAGCTACACTTTGTTCATGTCCCTTTTCTGCTACTGCTTCTTCTTGTGCTTCTGCCATTATTTCAGTATTAAGTTGCGTATCATTAGGGATGGTTTCTGGTTTCTTAACTTCAATCATTTCCTTAGTATTCTGCTGAGAATCAACAATATTTATCGATGACgtagagatctcaatatttgtagcttcAACTCTCTTTACCTCTGTAGTTTCCTTATCCAACACAATGTTCaagtcctgagtgtccacattcatggtaaaaagaatagTTGACTCTAGATTAATGCCATCTCTTGTCATTTCCTTTGCCTTCTCTTCCAGTTGACTATCAATTTGAgccagtggaggaaggttatccttgaccattaTATTGGGGACACTACCAACTTTTGCTTTACCCTTATCAACCTTCTGATAAACTTTAGCAACAGATTTATCTATTTTCTATCTATCCTTCTCttatttcttctctctttccatAAAAAATATATCCCTTATCCgttgtctcatctgcaatttccttaactttgtttgccataaggctaacctaccggtgaccactcacaaaaactattttgtttgcctctgatattaaatcatcaatttcctgcttagaattaacaggatgcacaacaagtagagcttctacctttaatttcttgtctaaCTACATTACAAACATTCTCTTAGCCTTTaaccttaagtataaatcatttggcaaatcatctacaacctcaatatgaatttttcttgtagatatcaatatataaaataatactttcttctatagcATCCTTATCTAAATCCTTacaagaatgataaagtttattcacattactaaggttaccttcttggatgatttcattgatcaactcttctggtgtatgagtatctggtgccttaggttcagATTtattctttggagtcactttcttcctCGGACCACTGGGCTTTCTtatagcctgttgtttctttctctatgtccttgacttcttgggagatggagcaggtgtcggtgagggttttcttttcttcctatccactctcttgaatttagTTGCCCTGTCACTATCAAAATCAGATGAAGTAGCaacaggggaaatgtgagctacttTCTGCTCTGATTGACTTAAATTCACACTAGCAGCAATAAcaccaagattcatcaatccttctataacatcctttaccatcttagaagaatctttcataaatttatctcttttcttcttctacttcatcatagcaacatcactttcaatgatttcagcattaccaaatatttcctctgttggttccggtggagcatctaggagtattttagcatatgaatctaatatgtgagaatccacctcatatcccatttcagtaatccagacagttctaggtctaactgcatccatccaaatttcatctcttttcactacaaagcatacaAGTTTATTatatttatccacaatgctttggggaatcctttccctttgtctcattttagcttggaaattcttAAAGTAGTCTTTAACTAGCTTATCACCATCAGATCCCATACCAATGATTGCCtcttttatctattttccaactaaagtatcataggcaaaatccttatgtcctataccAAGGATCTCTTTTGAAaaataaagcattaaacatactatcagaattccaaatttgaaggttcctttcttatcacctttgattttgtgcaaattctctaagagttcatcctttaaccattcacaaatatcaatctttgcattgttcaatatcatctcatgtgcactatgaatgcatgaactagatacaaaattcaacctatgtgtatgaccaactttatatttaatgaccatgctagcaaatttaacatttttatcctttatatcattgaccctaagtgactggttgtcaaatgtagctctagttaatctcataacctctttgttggggattttcttcttcttgtcaggtctagaaccaatggagggtaaaccagtaacaaccttgATAGCTTCCTTCAtaatcttaaatactgagtccaaccacataaattcaccatgaagcCTGCTAAGGACATAGTGAATgacttcatctgagaattctgacatatggaggatatcaatgaaacctaaatcctcaactaccttgtgttctggtttcactaccccattcttgtcagtgattatattcatgtacatgttcatcaaatcttcagaccctaaactttctatgtaacaatgtatgtatgccctagggtctttagcaaacgCGACTCCCTTCGGGATTCTAGTAAATGCACGAATAAAGTCATCtagtttttctatcttaggaatgatcttcaAAATGGATCTAGGTTGTTTTatattctccacaatggtagggtttgctacgaattcggcaacagaagatgaagatgccattacgaaagataaataccttttaactatgaaatccttgaattctctaaaagacctttgttgcttcgcctttagaatgccttttctcaattttgctctctttgaatacttggatgcttggtgaattgaaatgataaGTCACCaaacctttataaccaaaaattaacttacaactgcaataaatgctttgtCGGTGAAGTGAAAATTCCACATATCTACTGGTAGataagaaatataacttcttaccaccaaccaagggtaaatgcatgattttcaatttgtttccttacccctaaggattatttcttagttagatgaagaatctcctaccgatgcaggattaccctgttctatcggtgcaaagacagattcatcactcctctgatctctcttcctaatccattatttagaaaattctttctttatttcagtcaccttttctttgcctttgttatttgatcctttattgttcgctggtacagtcttacttctacaaaattttgcaatatgcccaatcttgttacatgcataacaagttacattgtttctctgaatagcctttccttAACCTTGACCGatttgagttttgcattgattagataaatgtccaaatctaccataaACATAGCacttcacattcattctgcaattgtctgagttatgaccatttttattgcatttggaacattgactggtgggtaagtttgtattctgattattcctatatgtgctttgattttctctatgaccaaatttgttgcaattaaaacatttcccattgaatttataagcattaggttgccttaccggtttgttgtgatcatgattgtttgcagtcctagaactttctccatgttcaaatccaagtccaactgtttctccatcaggtttctgacttttcagcatatcatcaagattatctaaacttttcttgaatttatctttgtattcatttgtaatgaccaactcactttccaaagtgataacttgtctcaaaagttcctctttgtcatgttgcatatgaatcaaatcagttttaagcatatcattttcataactaagcctttgagactCATCTGATCTTttattaagtcttctggccaaatcttcttcattcctctttctatcttcaatatctttgcgtagtctcatggttaaatcttgcatctcattcttcatgttattgttctcttgtctcaatttctctgcaatatctctgagagtttcattttcttcatcatcttgattttgcaattgcacatgtaattcttttctcttattctttgctataaccaggttatcttgaagtgatTTGATGAATTCCTAAGCAGTTTTGatttcatcttccagtttgatgttcttcaacttttctgcatcaaaatcttcaagagctccttccaactgttgtctcaaaatttccatcggtactggtttcagaatcttcctcaagttgttaggcttttgcaaatggagtactaggctctgataccaattgttagatatttgatcagtcccaaagacactgagatgggggggtgaatcaatgtctaactagtaaaaaaaatatttaaacttgtttgcaactttataacccaaattaatatactggtaagcaagtaataatgttataaagagaaacaaaagtataaccatcaatgcatgccataacacaaatatttgtggTGAGGAAACCCGGGTgcggaaaaaactcggtgggatttgtgacccacaatatttactcactggccaatatgaataaatattacttatacaataggggcctgcacatgcaagaaggccaacaacctagagcttactgctcaacaacaaaaatggagtcccactgactacaaaattggataattaaatctaatgacaatgtactactcaaaatagcatctgcaatgctggattcagtactggtttaagctttgtctgatacctttgccataaaccttgcttcactctactctgcttttatttgctcataaaataattacatcataatgcatatacaattattctctCTCATATACTACTTGCATTCATAACCTAATTATATTTTtttcacttacaaaatgacctacaagatctcatacatatatgagtctttacaatacatcatgttggctatacaatataattacaatacaaaacaatataatttccatgtcagctAGGAGTGTCGGTAGTGACTGCTATTGGTATAGACTGGATGTCGGTAAATAACCTTGTAGTGCATGCtggtgtcggtagatgatgtatgttgccggtgtaacctgtgaaccatgttactagttagttgccatcaatgacaacatcaactattctcatctaagtgtataattccAATAGTGGTCATGTGAAACATAATGAACACAACAGGGGCCTTCATGAAAATGTTAGATAATCTTTTCACATTATATGACTAGAGTTTCATGATAGATATGCTTACACAATGCAAAACATAACATGCACGAAGTATGATGGTAGCAGAAACACACAAAATGGATtcgttgaaaataaaataaaactttgaAGTTGATACTATTAGCATACATAAAAATCCACAACATTCCCCAAGGATCCTCTAGGCTTGTGCCATTATGGAGTAGTGTAAAACCTAATTTTATAACAATTGGCAAGAGCCCCTTTTGTGTTGAAATTTGGACTTCTTGTAACTATGTATAAAATCCAGTAAAGCACGATACTTGCAAATGTTGCAATCGCAAAGCGTAAATATCCAGAGTAGGCATGCAAATTGTTTAATAtagcctcaaagaaatgtggtctcacaAATATCACACAAAATTGATTTGGTGAAAATAATTTAGAATTTCCAAATAAATGTGATAGAAAAACTTGGGTTGAGGCCatcaaatcataaaatataaaGGATAAATATCAGATATCATAGTTGATAATGCCCTAGTAAAACCATTATGTGAAGTGCGATAAAATTTAAAATGAGTAGATTGTTATCAATATTTTGGATGGTGCTGAAATATTCTTGATATCCCTAAAGTTTCTGCAATCTTTCTAATGTTCTAAGTCTGCAAATCAATGGCTTCTAAGGGTTTTGGGCTTAATAATTTAAATCATAAAATAAACCTTTATGTCTCTTGTCCTAAGAAAGGTCTTTTAAATAGTTCCCTTTTTGCCACTTAGCTAGAAGGGTCTTTATGTCATTGAAAGGGGCCATTTAAGTCATGGACGTAGGTGGGTTTTATTTTTTCCAAAATTGGAGTGCTTTATTTTTCCCTAAGTCCTAAGTATGATTTGTTTTAACATATGCATCGGGTTCTTAAAAGTCGGGCAGGTCTGATTTGATCCAACGATGGTCGTGATACCGCAAAGGGAAGTTGCACGTTGAATACCCATTGTGACTCAATGACAAGCCGCCAGTGGCGGAGCCAGTCAGAGATCCAGCGGTGGTGGTTAAGTGGTGGCGGTTAAGCGATGGAGGGATATTAAAGTTTGAGGGGTAAGGATTTGATCCTATGGTTGTCACTAGACCGCGATGGGAAGATGCAAGTCCTTTTACCCTTCACAGATCAGCGACTAATGGGTGGGCTCGGCTAGTGTGAGCGGATAAGGTGTTTTAAACTATTGTCAGATCCAAGAGAAATCAACGGTGGTCATGAGACCATGATGGGAAGATGCGAGCCTTTTACCCATCGCGACTCAACGACAAAAGGCAAGCGGATGAAGTATGTGGGACCTCTTTGAAAGCTTAAGTGGTTAAAGGGTGTGTTAAATCTGCATGATCTAACAGTTGTCGCTAGACTGTGATGGAGAGTTGCGAGGCTTTTACTCTTTGCGGATCAATGACTGAAGGGAAAAGCATACTGAAGAAACCCTTTTGGTCCATTGGAGcagaaaatttaaaattcaaataaattaatgGCTTCATTGATGAGAATTAATGTTGATGTGCCTTCGAGGTTGCTTCATAAAACTTTGTTTTAAGATTTTAATTGTAAAAGACATTCACGAAGGTTAGCAGAGACAAAGTGTGTAGCTTCTGTGAGTTCTCAGGTGACAAGGATGTTGTTCTGCGACTATTATTTTCAATTTCTGCTTGTGTACCCAGATTATGAAGAACTATGACCCTATCATCAGGATTATAAGGAATATAAGTGGAGCCCCCCTGATTGAAATTACAACCGATGAGGTTAGAAAGGTATTCCGGCTAAATGAAT from Cryptomeria japonica chromosome 3, Sugi_1.0, whole genome shotgun sequence harbors:
- the LOC131874257 gene encoding uncharacterized protein LOC131874257 codes for the protein MNVDTQEVNIVLDKDNTEVHIDIASSGNNVEKLTENVEVKIQTEKTEHIEKPLDSGMNIGSIDASTEKPTEIETEILTTDNIEKPIEKPTEAQVHTETVKLVITEKPKPLIAKMETQTNPPEVDTSKLVTNTGSTKIIKKVDKGKAKVGSVPNIMVKDNLPPLAQIDSQLEEKAKEMTRDGINLESTILFTMNVDTQDLNIVLDKETTEVKRVEATNIEISTSSINIVDSQQNTKEMIEVKKPETIPNDTQLNTEIMAEAQEEAVAEKGHEQSVAEPIVSKVDSKDENKVEK